TTCATCGATCTGTTTACTCCTGAATTTAACAATCTTCACAAGTGATGTCGCTACTTTTCTCTCTCTGCTCAGAGGGGTGCTGAGCTCTTCCGCCTTAGATGCATAGGTGAGTGCGCGAGATAAATCACTATTGCCAAGATAAAAATCAGAAGCAATTAAAAAAACTTCAATCTTTAATGGCTGCAAGATCTTTTCTTCTTTCATTCTATTTAGTGCCTTATCCATATAATCTTCTGCCATTTTTTGCTTACCCAATGCAGCATAAATTTTACCCAAACCCGCAAGATAAACAACTTCCTCCTTTGTTTTTATCTGTTCTTCCAGAATATCCTTTGCCTTCTCAATTTCGCCGAGTCTATAATAATTCATTGCAAGCCCATAGAATGCATAGACCGAATCAGGTTCAATATTCAATGCCATATTGAAATATTCTATGGCACGGGCAAATTTACAGGTATCCTGATATAGTCCGGCGAGATAGATAAGAACCGCATGTTGCATAGGTTTGATATTTGCCTTCTGTACACCTTTTAAAGCAATCTCAAAATCACTCACCGCCTCAGTAATTTGTCCTTTATCTATGAATAGAAAAGCCCTGTTAATCAGAGAAGATAAATAGCCGTTGTATATTTTCTCGTTTTCAAACTCTTTGATTGCCTTATCAATATATTTCATACTCTCATCTATATCCCCTAATTGTGCATAAATTGAACTTAGCATATTTGCTGCGTATGCATACTGCTTTTTTAAATTGTTTTGCTCACAGAATTCCAACAAATTAAAACATATATCCTTTGCCTTTTTGTAATCTTCTCTGAACCACTCAAGGGTAGTAAAATAATACATTGTACTTGCCAGGGATTCATAATCTTTGATTTCGGTGCAAAGGTTTAACAAATCATTCAAAATTTTTTCACTATCTTCAAATCTGTTAATATTCATATAACAATAAGCGAGGCGATGAGCATTATCAATATAATCTTTCGTATCTGTGCTTTTAGATAAATCTAATACCTCTATGGCATTATGAAAATACCCCATATTTGTATATGCACGACCCAACCCTGACAGACACTTATTTCTAACCTCGGGGAAATTCAGCCCTGATTTATAATACTCAATCGCCTTTTGATTGTCCCCTTGATTTGCATACAAATTTCCCAATTTCAAAAGAATATTTTGATACGCTGACGGTTCTATACTTTGACAACAATTGATTATTTTTTCATAATAAAAAATCGCCTCTTTAATATCATTCATTGTCTCAGCTCTTTTTGCTGAAAGACTGAAATACTTGTAGGCACTTTCATATCCACCGGTCTGTTCATAAAGTGTACCAAGCAACGGATAGTAATCCTTTATAATGTCCGAAGATTCTATTACCTTTATAAGTTTATGAGAAATCTCGTTGTATTCTTCTTTATTCATAATCTGTAAAATAACCACTTTAATTATCTGGTTCGCCAATGAACATAATATTTTCCCCTGCGAAATATCTAATTTTATAAAGCCATTAATCTTTAGGAATTCAATTAAAGAATTAATATTTTCAGGTGCAAAATTGCTTAAAACAGACAAAGGCAATGAATGGTTTGCTATACTTAGTACTTTCAAAATGAGAAGTTGATTGTGATTTAAACAAGAAAGCCTTGATGACATTATTTCCTCAAGTTTAGCGGAAATTTCTAATTTTGTTAATAATTTCAAATCTACAACCCATTTATATCCTTTATATTTTAAAATTTCCTTTTGATAAAGTGTTTTGAGTGTTTCCACTATAAATAACGGATTGCCACCTGAATGTTTATGGAGCCAGAGTATAAATTCATAAAGATTGTTTTCATCTTCGGTTACAACATCTAATAAAGTTTTTTCGATTAATAATTTAATCTCATCAACGGAAAAGGGCATCAAATTTATTTTAGCAAAATTCAACTCCTCAATTTTGGGGGAAAATTTCGCACTCCCTATAATGATTGCCTCGGTATTTTCCAGACTGTGACTTATGTAACGGAATAATCCGAACTCATATTCACTCAAATTATCAATGTCATCAACAAGAATTGCCACTCTTTTATTTTTTGCAAATTCCAGGAATTTTTCTGTTATATTCATATAAATCTGTAACCGTTCAATGTCATCTCCAAAATTTACATTTTTATAATTTATAAAATCGCCAAGGGCTTCATAAAAATGTCTTTCTGAACCAGTTGTAAAAAATAAAACATCATAACCTTTGAAAAGAAATTTATACTTCAATTCCTTTAATAATCTTGTCTTTCCTGCGCCCATCCCGCCCATCACTATAACTGCCTCGCCTTTCAAATTAAGTAATCTTTCTGTTATATCAGATATTTCTATAAATACAGTTGGTGGCAGATAAACTTTATAAGTAAGAATTTCGGCTTTCTTTCCTGGTAAAAATTTATTAAAAATTGCATAAAGTTCAGGAGCAGTGGGTCTCAAATTAGGTTCTTCTGCAAGGAGTTTAGCGATTGCGTTATTTATTTCTTCAGGTATGTCTTTTATCGGTCTAAAGGGCATAACTGCCTTGTTATGTGAGATGATCTTATATAT
This genomic interval from candidate division WOR-3 bacterium contains the following:
- a CDS encoding sigma 54-interacting transcriptional regulator, whose product is MDNIPKKINGYEILERLEVGNYSVVFRVREKNKDIILKIAKDNVPEFNQLIAREFQILSQFHHPNIVSVYEYATTKDGFSFFTMEYINGRPIDECFVGFNNDLLEAMIQVINALSAFHNKGYVHSDLKPEHIIYDTAQKKAVLIDFGFAGITSQQIKASGTIGYIAPEIFKGIGPDQRSDLYSLGMIIYKIISHNKAVMPFRPIKDIPEEINNAIAKLLAEEPNLRPTAPELYAIFNKFLPGKKAEILTYKVYLPPTVFIEISDITERLLNLKGEAVIVMGGMGAGKTRLLKELKYKFLFKGYDVLFFTTGSERHFYEALGDFINYKNVNFGDDIERLQIYMNITEKFLEFAKNKRVAILVDDIDNLSEYEFGLFRYISHSLENTEAIIIGSAKFSPKIEELNFAKINLMPFSVDEIKLLIEKTLLDVVTEDENNLYEFILWLHKHSGGNPLFIVETLKTLYQKEILKYKGYKWVVDLKLLTKLEISAKLEEIMSSRLSCLNHNQLLILKVLSIANHSLPLSVLSNFAPENINSLIEFLKINGFIKLDISQGKILCSLANQIIKVVILQIMNKEEYNEISHKLIKVIESSDIIKDYYPLLGTLYEQTGGYESAYKYFSLSAKRAETMNDIKEAIFYYEKIINCCQSIEPSAYQNILLKLGNLYANQGDNQKAIEYYKSGLNFPEVRNKCLSGLGRAYTNMGYFHNAIEVLDLSKSTDTKDYIDNAHRLAYCYMNINRFEDSEKILNDLLNLCTEIKDYESLASTMYYFTTLEWFREDYKKAKDICFNLLEFCEQNNLKKQYAYAANMLSSIYAQLGDIDESMKYIDKAIKEFENEKIYNGYLSSLINRAFLFIDKGQITEAVSDFEIALKGVQKANIKPMQHAVLIYLAGLYQDTCKFARAIEYFNMALNIEPDSVYAFYGLAMNYYRLGEIEKAKDILEEQIKTKEEVVYLAGLGKIYAALGKQKMAEDYMDKALNRMKEEKILQPLKIEVFLIASDFYLGNSDLSRALTYASKAEELSTPLSRERKVATSLVKIVKFRSKQIDELDIEETLSKLRENDYLFDYAFLQRLKIEAILERGIEPEKIKDIAEQIYATENILKTIGAKYELTKIREIMVEFYPQILKDYERRKMPDRYLNTFSNLAELINSHLGDEDFIASILDLVINTTNAERGALFISTEEGMELAAGRNMDKRTIRDAGELSKTAIDEVNKNHIVFVPDALQDSRFNIRRSVLLNQIRTILCIPLIIGDRIVGAIYLDSTLPGSMFGEQDRDFLITVSKILASVIDKSMSFKNLREEFVQLRDGTVLEIGKGYIMGKSRVLKKIYNLINDVAPTDTPVLITGETGVGKGMIARLIHLKSRRKDKKFVNINCGTIPETLLESELFGYKKGAFTGAVADKKGLLEEANGGTVFLDEITNTSPAFQAKMLEAIEDKVIRRLGETQTRKIDVRFLFATNKEIDIEVEEGRFRRDLYYRINVFIIKVPSLRERIEDIPLLANFFLQLKCKELNKTIEGFSDDALKLLKEYPWPGNVRELQNIVERAAVLAKSKIIRVGDIGFNREREMLPIREITKEAVRNALNTTNWSIKETAKILGVSRRTIERYIKKFNLNKN